From Paenibacillus sp. GP183, the proteins below share one genomic window:
- a CDS encoding NfeD family protein produces the protein MFMLTLYIISFWVGLILTLITSFFGGHGGHHLNVHLGNHSTDFHAGHSPLNLSTILAFLTGFGGMGYILLNNSFIGGILIIFIATITGFIIAALLFIFLSKVLLRDESVMKEMDYQLAGTLGTISIPVQIESIGEMKFILNGTTRSIGVKEQDGQIIPKGTKVVILKIEKGIAVVSKFENNEF, from the coding sequence CCTTGATTACAAGCTTTTTTGGGGGACACGGTGGCCATCATTTGAATGTCCATTTGGGTAACCACTCTACTGATTTTCATGCAGGTCACTCGCCGCTCAATCTTTCAACCATTCTTGCATTCCTTACTGGGTTCGGAGGAATGGGTTATATCCTTCTCAATAATAGTTTTATCGGCGGAATACTAATTATTTTCATCGCCACTATCACCGGTTTTATTATTGCTGCATTATTGTTCATTTTCTTATCTAAAGTATTATTGCGCGATGAGAGTGTGATGAAGGAAATGGATTACCAACTTGCCGGAACACTAGGTACGATAAGTATTCCAGTTCAAATAGAAAGCATTGGTGAAATGAAATTTATTTTAAATGGAACGACACGCTCTATTGGTGTGAAGGAACAAGATGGACAGATAATCCCTAAAGGTACAAAAGTGGTTATTTTGAAAATTGAAAAAGGGATTGCAGTAGTTTCTAAGTTTGAGAACAATGAATTCTAA
- a CDS encoding flotillin family protein has protein sequence MVVIYIIGAIVVVVLLLLSSMINAYKKVPPNQALIVYGLGGKRVIQGGGLFVMPGLQNSKTISMMLMSFDVVPQQSMFSKQGIALNIEAVAQIKIKSDPTAILTASEQFLDRPDTERENIILHSIEGHLRGIVGQLEVSSILKNPEEINSKMRQTCSEDLDKMGLEVVSFTIKRVMDKLGYIDNLGVPEIERVKKEAAISRTQNERDVAINKAEADKAAAIAQASAHQERIEAESASKTKESEHQKELEVKQAEFKLEVEAKRAQADLAYELQQSKLQQQIITEKVRINQLEAEANAKVRDAEIELKEKELQATIIKPEKQINRLLCFVQKVIKHKLFFKRKQKQKPQ, from the coding sequence ATGGTTGTTATTTATATTATCGGTGCCATTGTAGTTGTCGTTTTATTGCTCTTATCCAGTATGATTAATGCCTATAAAAAAGTCCCTCCAAACCAAGCGTTAATCGTCTATGGTCTTGGGGGGAAACGAGTTATACAGGGTGGAGGCCTGTTTGTAATGCCCGGTTTACAAAACTCTAAAACAATATCAATGATGCTTATGAGTTTTGATGTAGTTCCACAACAATCGATGTTCTCCAAACAAGGTATTGCACTCAATATTGAAGCAGTTGCACAGATCAAAATCAAAAGTGATCCTACAGCAATCCTCACTGCAAGTGAGCAGTTTCTGGACAGACCCGATACTGAGCGAGAAAATATCATCTTGCACTCCATAGAAGGGCACCTTCGTGGTATTGTGGGACAATTGGAGGTTTCCTCAATATTGAAAAACCCTGAGGAAATTAACAGTAAAATGCGTCAGACGTGTTCGGAGGATTTAGATAAAATGGGGTTGGAAGTCGTAAGCTTCACTATTAAGAGGGTAATGGATAAACTTGGGTATATAGATAATTTAGGGGTTCCAGAAATTGAAAGAGTTAAGAAAGAAGCCGCTATATCACGTACCCAGAATGAGAGGGACGTTGCAATTAACAAAGCTGAAGCAGATAAAGCAGCAGCCATTGCACAAGCTAGCGCACACCAAGAACGAATTGAAGCTGAATCTGCTTCAAAAACCAAAGAATCCGAACATCAGAAAGAGCTTGAAGTGAAGCAAGCTGAATTCAAGTTGGAAGTAGAAGCAAAGCGGGCACAAGCGGACCTTGCGTATGAGTTGCAGCAATCCAAGCTACAACAGCAAATTATCACTGAGAAAGTCCGCATTAATCAATTAGAAGCTGAAGCAAATGCCAAGGTACGTGATGCTGAGATTGAGTTGAAGGAAAAAGAATTACAGGCAACCATAATTAAACCTGAGAAGCAGATAAACAGGCTGCTGTGCTTCGTGCAGAAGGTGATAAAGCACAAGCTATTCTTCAAGCGGAAGCAGAAGCAGAAACCACAATAA
- a CDS encoding flotillin domain-containing protein codes for MLRAEGDKAQAILQAEAEAETTIKRGDADALATLAKGKAEAEVIKMAGLSEAEALEKKAEAYKEYTQQALVVEMLRILPELAERIAQPLTNVDKITVISQDGATSGINKITSDITKMMSSVPELTQTLTGYPLMDIIKNVLHPSNKEPVEVMKIESVKN; via the coding sequence GTGCTTCGTGCAGAAGGTGATAAAGCACAAGCTATTCTTCAAGCGGAAGCAGAAGCAGAAACCACAATAAAACGTGGAGACGCGGATGCATTAGCAACGCTCGCCAAAGGTAAAGCTGAAGCAGAGGTCATTAAGATGGCTGGTCTTTCTGAAGCGGAAGCATTAGAGAAAAAAGCTGAGGCTTACAAGGAATATACACAACAAGCATTAGTCGTCGAAATGCTGAGGATCTTACCTGAGCTTGCAGAACGCATTGCACAGCCACTAACTAATGTGGACAAAATTACCGTTATCTCGCAGGATGGTGCAACTTCCGGTATAAATAAAATCACTTCGGACATCACAAAAATGATGTCCTCAGTTCCAGAGTTGACTCAAACATTAACAGGCTATCCGCTAATGGATATTATCAAAAACGTACTTCACCCATCGAACAAAGAACCGGTTGAAGTCATGAAAATTGAGTCAGTGAAAAACTAA
- a CDS encoding YmaF family protein yields the protein MMAVTKDTFVPGFVPEHNHGSVDYTSVAQGHVHQCLDVTSPPILTADGGHIHFTEGYVMFENGHKHYYKAHSGPAIPVGNGMHVHYYDFYTTTDDGHNHHVQGVDMPAPGTK from the coding sequence ATAATGGCGGTTACCAAAGATACTTTTGTGCCTGGTTTTGTTCCGGAGCATAATCATGGGTCAGTTGATTACACTTCCGTTGCCCAAGGACACGTTCACCAATGTTTGGATGTAACCTCCCCACCTATTCTGACGGCTGACGGAGGACATATTCATTTCACGGAAGGTTACGTAATGTTTGAAAATGGACACAAGCACTATTACAAAGCACATTCTGGACCCGCGATTCCGGTTGGGAACGGTATGCATGTCCATTACTATGATTTTTACACTACAACAGATGATGGCCATAATCATCATGTCCAGGGAGTGGATATGCCAGCGCCGGGAACCAAGTAA